The Methanobrevibacter oralis genomic sequence AACTGGACATGACATGAAAGCTTTAGAAGAACTTTTAAAACAAACTGAAGGAACTGGAGTTAATGTATACACTCACTCAGAAATGTTACCAGCTCATGGTTATCCTGGATTAAATAAATATAAACATTTAGTCGGTCAATTAGGTGGGGCATGGCATGATCAAAGAACAATCTTTAAAAAATACAATGCAGCTATTGTTGGAACAAGTAACTGTGTACTTCCTGCATTAGATGCATATAAAGAAAGAATGTTCACAATGGATGTAGCTAAACTTGAAGGTGTGAAAACTGTAGAAAATTACGACTTTTCAGAAGTAATTGAATGTGCAAAATCATTAGGCGGTCTTGAAGCTGAGGAATTAACCACTATTACTACTGGTTGGAGTGCAGGAGCTATTGTAGAACATGCTGATAAAATTAAAGAATTAGTTGAAGCGGGTAAAATCAGAAGATTCTTTGTTGTGGGGGGTTGTGATAAGGCAGCTCGTCATAATGATTATTACCGAGAATTTGTCAAAAACTTACCAAATGACACAATTATCTTAACACTTGCTTGTGGTAAATACAAATTCAATGACTTAGATTTAGGAGATATTGAAGGTATTCCAAGATTATTAGATGTAGGTCAATGTAATGATACTATTGTAGCAGTTGATGTGGCATTAGCTTTATCTGAATTGTTTGATTTACCATTAAATGAGTTACCATTAACTATTGTACTTAGTTGGATGGAACAAAAAGCAGCAGCTGTACTTTGGGCATTACTCTACCTTGGAAAAACCGATATGTGGTTGGGACCTATTCTTCCAGCATGGTGTAATGATGACATTATAAATGTCTTAGTTGAAAATTACAACTTAACTCCAATTTCTGGAGATGCAATTGCAGACATTAAAACAATATTGGGTGAATAAATAATGAATGAAGATATTAAAGCTAAAGCTCTAAATATACAAAATTTAGTTGAATATCAAAATGACACTGTTGTCAGTCGTGAAGTAATAAAAAAGGAGCTAGGTACTGTAACTTTCTTTGCATTTGACCAAGGACAAGGATTATCAGAACACTCAGCTCCTTTTGATGCTATGGTTCAAATTATTGATGGTGAAGCTGAAATAACAATCAGCGGCAACAAAAATACTGTAAAAGCTGGTGAAATTATTATAATGCCGGCAAATGAACCACATGCTCTTCAGGCTGTTAATGGTCCTTATAAAATGATATTGACTATGATTAAGTCAGATTAATCCTAAAATACATATTTATAGCTATGAATTTTCATAGCTATTGCTCTATTTTTAAATTCATTATTTCAGCTACATTATAATTTTTTTCCTCTAAAAACTATTTAAAATAAATATTAAGGCAATTATACTTATTATTCTAAATATTAATCAATCTTTATATTTTTTTTATAAAACTTTTTTCTTAATTTTTAGTAGAAAGTTTTTTATATAAAACAAATATATTATTTAATAAGCTAATGTTTTATATATGTTATTTAGGTGGATATCATGGTTGAAAGAAAGGAGTACATGGATAAAATTAAAAGTTTTATGAATAAAGATTTAATTAAAGTAATTACTGGTGTAAGACGTTCGGGTAAATCTTATTTTTTAAAATTAATCATTGAGGAATTAATTAAAAATGGTGTTAGTAGAGAGAATATACTTTTAATGGATTTAGAACTTCCTAAATATAATCATATTAATTCAAAAGAAGAATTAGATGAAATTATTTTAAATTTTATTAGTAAACATGAAAATAAAGTTTATTTATTCTTTGATGAAATTCAAAATGTTTCAAGATGGGAAATTAGTGTCAATAGCTATTTTAAATTGCCCAATGTTGAAATTTACATAACTGGATCAAATTCTAAATTATTGTCTGGTGAACTTGCAACTTATCTTACTGGCCGATATGTTTCAATTGAGATGTATCCGTTTTCATTTAATGAATTCCTTGATTTT encodes the following:
- the hcp gene encoding hydroxylamine reductase, with product MADGLDMFCYQCSQTARGTGCTVRGVCGKIPTVARLQDNLIFTMKGISAYNYNANVLGEYNPEIDAFLTKGLYTTLTNVNFDVEDLVALALEAGEKSVDVMRLLKNAHIKAYGEPRPVEVKVGAQEGPAIIVTGHDMKALEELLKQTEGTGVNVYTHSEMLPAHGYPGLNKYKHLVGQLGGAWHDQRTIFKKYNAAIVGTSNCVLPALDAYKERMFTMDVAKLEGVKTVENYDFSEVIECAKSLGGLEAEELTTITTGWSAGAIVEHADKIKELVEAGKIRRFFVVGGCDKAARHNDYYREFVKNLPNDTIILTLACGKYKFNDLDLGDIEGIPRLLDVGQCNDTIVAVDVALALSELFDLPLNELPLTIVLSWMEQKAAAVLWALLYLGKTDMWLGPILPAWCNDDIINVLVENYNLTPISGDAIADIKTILGE
- a CDS encoding cupin domain-containing protein, coding for MNEDIKAKALNIQNLVEYQNDTVVSREVIKKELGTVTFFAFDQGQGLSEHSAPFDAMVQIIDGEAEITISGNKNTVKAGEIIIMPANEPHALQAVNGPYKMILTMIKSD